The following coding sequences are from one Mesorhizobium onobrychidis window:
- a CDS encoding M24 family metallopeptidase has product MASASGFGTFTQAEYAQRLAGVKSRMEKAGFDLIICQDPANMCWLTGYDGWSFYVPQCVLVHLEEDRPIWFGRAQDARSARLTTGLPEKNIVPFSERLVQQPVEHPYDELAQLIRSRGWGNARIGVEMDAHYYTARCHAHLVSGLPEAHFANNHDLVNWARLVKSEAELVLVREAGAICTQAMKRAIEKMRPGVPQNHVIAEIYHAQIMGVPGAGGDYAAICPLMPVGEGTSTPHLTWSDTPLPDSGLAILEIAGVRRRYHAALTRTVHFGKPPQAILDMAKAIVEGVDAGLEKARPGYTAEEVEAAWQAVLRKNGLKKESRVGYPVGLAYPPDWGERTASLRPGDTTEMQSGMCFHFMAGVWLDDFGIAISESFVVTDHGGERLCDVARELIVID; this is encoded by the coding sequence GTGGCGAGCGCGAGCGGTTTCGGGACTTTCACGCAAGCGGAGTATGCGCAGCGCCTGGCCGGCGTGAAGTCACGCATGGAGAAGGCCGGCTTCGACCTCATCATCTGTCAGGATCCAGCCAATATGTGCTGGCTGACCGGCTATGACGGATGGTCGTTCTATGTTCCGCAATGCGTGCTCGTCCATCTGGAGGAAGACCGGCCGATCTGGTTCGGCAGGGCGCAGGACGCCAGGAGCGCACGCCTGACCACCGGCCTGCCGGAGAAGAACATCGTGCCGTTCTCGGAACGGCTGGTGCAGCAGCCCGTCGAACACCCCTATGACGAACTCGCCCAGCTGATCCGGTCGCGTGGCTGGGGAAACGCCCGCATCGGCGTCGAGATGGACGCGCACTATTACACCGCGCGCTGCCATGCCCATCTCGTCAGCGGGCTGCCTGAAGCGCACTTCGCCAACAACCACGATCTCGTCAACTGGGCGCGGCTGGTCAAATCCGAAGCCGAGCTGGTGCTGGTCCGCGAGGCCGGTGCGATCTGCACGCAGGCCATGAAACGCGCCATCGAAAAAATGCGGCCCGGCGTGCCGCAGAACCATGTCATTGCGGAAATCTATCACGCACAGATCATGGGCGTGCCTGGAGCGGGCGGCGACTATGCCGCGATCTGTCCGCTGATGCCCGTCGGCGAGGGCACCAGCACGCCGCATCTGACCTGGTCCGACACGCCGCTGCCGGACAGCGGCCTCGCCATTCTGGAGATCGCCGGGGTGCGGCGGCGCTATCATGCGGCGCTGACGCGGACCGTACATTTTGGCAAGCCGCCGCAAGCGATCCTCGACATGGCCAAGGCGATCGTCGAGGGCGTCGACGCCGGCCTTGAGAAGGCGCGCCCCGGCTACACCGCCGAAGAGGTGGAAGCCGCCTGGCAGGCAGTGTTGAGGAAGAACGGGCTGAAGAAGGAGAGCCGCGTCGGCTATCCGGTCGGGCTCGCCTACCCGCCCGATTGGGGCGAACGCACCGCAAGTCTTCGTCCCGGCGACACCACAGAGATGCAGTCCGGGATGTGCTTCCATTTCATGGCCGGCGTTTGGCTCGACGATTTCGGCATCGCCATCTCGGAATCCTTCGTCGTCACGGATCACGGCGGCGAACGCCTCTGCGACGTGGCGCGCGAACTCATCGTCATCGACTGA